A single region of the Chitinivibrionales bacterium genome encodes:
- a CDS encoding DUF362 domain-containing protein — protein MSSPVSSIHVKRSTVALVKCESYNDTEVLAAMRRGIELLGGMAKFAKPGETILVKPNALAACAPDRCVTTHPSVFAAACACLQEAGCRVTYGDSPALYAGWGKCGAAMNKCGFSAAAEKLGIPCADFENGRIVARAAGASRRNIVIANGVLAADGMVSVPKLKTHGLVRVTGAIKNQFGCVPGVYKGRYHASAPDVRDFSRLLADITAFVKPRLYILDALIAMEGNGPQNGDPRRLGLLMLSRDPVALDAIACTIIGLEPAFVPMLLAGEQAGLGTSRMDEIECVGDAVENFMTPDFKVSRLPAVSPNSLLRAIRNLLVTRPVIRAASCTRCGQCVGACPVEPRALDWGTTGKKMPPVYKYNRCIRCFCCQELCPAGAVRVKTPALGRLLPVAAYLSLWVSNVRARGKRKTGSHERWARQ, from the coding sequence ATGAGCTCGCCAGTCTCTTCCATTCACGTAAAACGATCAACGGTTGCTCTTGTCAAATGTGAATCATACAATGACACCGAAGTGCTCGCGGCAATGCGGCGCGGCATCGAACTGCTGGGCGGCATGGCGAAGTTCGCAAAGCCCGGCGAGACCATCCTCGTGAAGCCGAACGCGCTGGCCGCGTGCGCGCCCGACCGCTGCGTCACCACGCACCCGTCGGTGTTCGCGGCCGCGTGCGCGTGCCTGCAGGAGGCGGGCTGCCGCGTCACGTACGGCGATTCCCCCGCACTGTATGCGGGCTGGGGGAAATGCGGTGCGGCCATGAACAAGTGCGGGTTTAGCGCGGCCGCCGAAAAACTCGGCATTCCCTGCGCTGATTTTGAAAACGGCCGGATAGTGGCGCGCGCGGCCGGCGCATCACGCAGGAACATCGTGATCGCAAACGGCGTTCTGGCCGCGGACGGCATGGTGAGCGTGCCGAAGCTCAAGACCCACGGCCTCGTCCGCGTCACCGGCGCGATAAAAAACCAGTTCGGCTGCGTGCCCGGCGTGTACAAGGGCCGCTATCACGCGTCCGCGCCCGACGTGCGCGATTTTTCCCGGCTGCTCGCGGACATCACCGCGTTTGTAAAGCCCCGGCTTTATATCCTGGACGCCCTGATCGCCATGGAGGGGAACGGCCCGCAAAACGGCGACCCGCGCAGGCTCGGCCTTCTCATGCTGTCGCGGGATCCCGTGGCGCTCGACGCAATCGCGTGCACCATCATCGGGCTCGAGCCGGCTTTCGTGCCCATGCTTTTGGCGGGCGAACAGGCCGGGCTCGGCACTTCGCGGATGGATGAGATCGAATGCGTGGGCGACGCCGTCGAAAATTTCATGACGCCGGATTTCAAGGTGTCGCGGCTCCCGGCGGTTTCTCCCAATTCCCTGCTGCGCGCGATACGCAACCTGCTGGTGACAAGGCCGGTCATTCGCGCCGCATCATGCACCCGGTGCGGACAATGCGTCGGCGCGTGCCCGGTGGAGCCGCGCGCTCTCGATTGGGGAACGACGGGCAAAAAAATGCCGCCTGTTTACAAATACAACAGGTGCATCCGGTGCTTCTGCTGCCAGGAGCTGTGCCCGGCCGGCGCGGTTCGCGTCAAGACGCCGGCGCTCGGCAGGCTGCTGCCCGTGGCGGCATATCTGTCGCTGTGGGTCTCGAATGTCAGGGCGAGGGGAAAGCGGAAGACGGGCTCGCATGAACGCTGGGCGAGGCAATGA
- a CDS encoding RluA family pseudouridine synthase, with amino-acid sequence MVTITISLNDANQRLDRFLRRRLSLRTLSDIYRMIRTGFARVNGKKVKENYRLRQGDTIELRMDEAELSPEKQENQQALADLSRTEFYRRNLKIVFEDDGLIACDKPPHLVVHPGTGHDGHATLIDLVKSYMLAKGKRDADPVLVHRLDRDTSGIILVAKNKAVVRKLHDLLRGRALIKKYLAICHNGPPQQQGFVEADLVKTLERNQGTKMRVGEKGLYSRTEYKVAKRGQGLSKLELTIVTGRTHQIRVHMAHIGCPVVGDVRYGDPAADADVFRRTGAPRRLYLHAGIISFVHPADGKRLTLTVPEPEEFSAIMKSAHC; translated from the coding sequence ATGGTCACCATCACTATTTCTCTCAACGACGCCAACCAGCGCCTCGACCGTTTTCTCCGCAGGCGCCTCAGTTTGCGCACGCTTTCGGACATCTACCGCATGATCCGCACCGGGTTTGCGCGGGTGAACGGGAAAAAGGTAAAGGAAAACTACCGCCTGCGGCAGGGCGACACGATCGAATTGCGCATGGACGAAGCAGAGCTTTCGCCGGAAAAACAGGAAAACCAACAGGCGCTCGCGGACCTTTCCAGGACGGAATTTTACCGGCGCAATCTGAAAATCGTTTTTGAAGATGACGGGCTTATCGCATGCGACAAGCCGCCGCACCTTGTGGTGCATCCGGGGACCGGCCACGACGGCCACGCCACGCTCATCGACCTTGTCAAAAGCTACATGCTTGCAAAGGGAAAGCGTGATGCGGACCCGGTGCTCGTGCACCGGCTCGACCGTGACACTTCGGGAATCATTCTTGTCGCCAAGAACAAGGCCGTGGTGAGAAAGCTCCATGATCTGCTGCGCGGCCGAGCGCTCATCAAGAAATACCTGGCAATATGCCATAACGGCCCGCCGCAACAGCAGGGCTTTGTCGAGGCCGACCTGGTGAAAACGCTCGAGCGCAACCAGGGCACCAAGATGAGGGTCGGTGAAAAGGGCCTTTATTCAAGAACCGAATACAAGGTCGCGAAAAGGGGGCAGGGCCTTTCCAAACTCGAGCTGACCATTGTCACCGGCCGCACGCACCAGATCCGCGTGCACATGGCGCACATCGGGTGCCCGGTCGTGGGCGACGTGCGTTACGGCGATCCCGCCGCGGACGCCGACGTTTTCAGGCGCACCGGCGCGCCCAGGCGGCTGTACCTCCATGCCGGCATCATCTCCTTTGTCCACCCCGCAGACGGAAAACGGCTCACCCTGACCGTTCCCGAGCCTGAAGAATTCTCCGCCATCATGAAATCAGCCCACTGCTAA
- a CDS encoding prepilin-type N-terminal cleavage/methylation domain-containing protein, whose protein sequence is MERVKKSNNGFTMVELMVVIAVIGILSSVAIPKFLDASQKAKATEFPTQLTAIYTGELAYITEQSTYASTFANLKDQAGVDVASSTTWFTYSLSVSGSTAFTGTASVNSPGFGQVTTSDFATIDQTNSKFCTSALQRYCPSWK, encoded by the coding sequence ATGGAACGGGTTAAAAAAAGCAACAACGGGTTCACAATGGTGGAACTGATGGTGGTCATCGCGGTGATAGGAATTCTGTCGTCAGTGGCGATTCCCAAATTTCTCGATGCCTCGCAAAAGGCGAAAGCGACGGAATTTCCCACCCAATTGACGGCGATTTATACCGGGGAGTTGGCGTATATCACGGAGCAGAGCACGTATGCGTCCACATTTGCAAACCTGAAGGATCAGGCGGGCGTTGACGTTGCCTCGTCAACGACCTGGTTTACGTATAGCCTTTCGGTGTCGGGCAGCACCGCATTTACGGGTACGGCGAGCGTCAACAGCCCCGGCTTTGGACAGGTCACCACCAGCGACTTTGCCACCATTGATCAGACAAATTCGAAATTCTGCACCTCTGCATTGCAGAGGTATTGTCCAAGCTGGAAGTAG
- a CDS encoding mannose-1-phosphate guanylyltransferase, with translation MIAVPLILAGGRGERFWPLSRSSNPKQLLRLAGNKTMVEETLARARAACGGAQPLVITGRQCAAAMRRALGRRVAYDCIVEPVGKNTAPAIALGALWVRRRHGDAVMLVASADHAIAPKQAFVKAVRSAAFLAQKTGSLVVFGIRPTRPDTGYGYINIGKPISGAGGTASYQVRRFVEKPSAAVAREYVRSGNYLWNSGMFVWKTSAILSEIKEHMPRLYRQACAVERAGFTKASIDRYYKTCESESIDYGIMEKSSRIAAVCGAFCWDDIGSWEAMTRVHPKNKKGTVAVGPAVFDHESSNSIIYNASPLHVASIGLDNAVLVVTPDAVLAVARPLLPGLKKYLGMMKEKKFPAKLF, from the coding sequence ATGATCGCCGTTCCCCTCATCCTTGCCGGGGGCAGGGGCGAGCGGTTCTGGCCCCTTTCGCGTTCGTCAAATCCCAAGCAGCTGCTTCGCCTTGCGGGCAATAAAACCATGGTCGAGGAAACGCTCGCCCGCGCGCGTGCCGCCTGCGGCGGCGCGCAACCGCTCGTGATCACGGGGCGGCAATGCGCCGCGGCCATGCGCCGGGCGCTCGGCCGCCGCGTCGCGTATGACTGCATCGTTGAGCCCGTGGGAAAAAACACGGCGCCCGCCATCGCGCTCGGCGCGCTGTGGGTGCGCCGCCGCCATGGCGACGCGGTCATGCTCGTGGCGTCGGCCGACCATGCCATCGCGCCGAAACAAGCGTTTGTCAAGGCCGTGCGCAGCGCCGCATTTCTTGCCCAAAAGACGGGTTCCCTGGTGGTGTTCGGCATCAGGCCCACGCGTCCCGACACGGGTTACGGGTATATCAACATCGGCAAACCGATTTCCGGGGCCGGCGGCACCGCGTCGTACCAGGTGCGGCGCTTTGTTGAAAAACCGTCGGCCGCTGTCGCGCGGGAATATGTGCGGTCGGGAAACTACTTATGGAACAGCGGCATGTTCGTTTGGAAAACGTCGGCGATATTATCTGAAATCAAGGAGCACATGCCCCGTCTGTACCGCCAGGCTTGCGCGGTTGAAAGGGCCGGTTTTACAAAGGCTTCCATTGACCGGTATTATAAGACCTGCGAAAGCGAATCAATCGACTACGGCATCATGGAGAAATCGTCGCGCATCGCCGCCGTGTGCGGCGCGTTTTGCTGGGACGACATCGGCTCGTGGGAGGCGATGACGAGGGTACACCCGAAAAACAAAAAAGGCACGGTCGCGGTCGGGCCGGCGGTTTTTGACCATGAAAGCTCAAACTCGATTATTTATAACGCCTCGCCATTGCACGTCGCATCCATCGGCCTTGACAACGCCGTTCTTGTCGTCACTCCTGATGCGGTGCTCGCCGTTGCAAGGCCTTTGCTTCCGGGATTAAAAAAGTATCTTGGGATGATGAAGGAAAAGAAGTTTCCGGCGAAGCTGTTCTGA
- a CDS encoding protein kinase, protein MAIPDTPRSLKSSLDKGKLKIHNLLPSLERTYLPIGSIIGKYRIIEEIDRGGMAVVYKALQLDLDREVALKVLPANITINRNFVERFLSEAHAVAKLNHPYIVNIHEVAVENNVYYLAMDYIPGVNLYYHLNYQKPKLIEVLEITAKLADALGYAHRQKIVHRDLKLNNVIMKDNVTPVLIDFGLAKALESEEGTATKTGEIMGSPAYMAPERLFGKGADARSDVCSLGIMLYEMLTFKNPYLDPRSIHQTTMNVIDASPIPPRKLVMWLPPEIEAITLKAMHKDPDKRYQTMEEFAEDIRRYQKGEPVLANPPSLWSRLRHFVRKRWPFIAMFFLCVVFAGIFSYFRYAQSKRERPYWQLTYQKHFAGLAIGDEWSQYPGVSEKNEGWSAKNGELFSPSGASFIRLDRRITRDERVEFDIRGVGNNFFNAGFFLYGSRPDSGYGFHLFRGPDAECGISFPGSTHLFSDYNPLDLVPARHFHVVVECKENVITFRVNDLLVGKICDFFPPLGADHQAMGFFVNGSRCAIDNMKIYQYAIPMMPNATLIADRFAKHGAIETAIEEYQEMLTDFSSEPITQDIQLRIAECYIRLGKYDKAQAALSSPELAKADEQMRLRALYLKGLIQGRKGNPSSSDSAFLVLGNLANASPLFQSAMFTMARKILDQVDQGDAAAAESKVIFLTQYYPRYSRLLGRVHLAVLDYYASQGALDAAIEVGQAIVKLHSMDNDIGALAKVRLGEMFMAKNRKNQAVDVLNQCVASYVPSQGLWLAWMELAAIYEYESDYANAYTTYRKVYEDCPKALVIPWLARIKMGELADRTTSDETPKGIFDDVVKSPHPFALPRAIAQLYRGAATPEEFKAFWDILHPDDHRYLVYFVNKAILDKRPDKAQEYLNELEESLPTASWELMQASQLRNVIRNMK, encoded by the coding sequence ATGGCCATTCCCGACACCCCACGCTCATTAAAAAGCTCTCTTGACAAGGGGAAGCTCAAGATCCACAACCTGCTTCCCTCGCTCGAGCGCACGTACCTGCCCATCGGGTCGATTATCGGCAAGTACCGCATCATCGAGGAGATCGACCGGGGCGGAATGGCCGTGGTGTACAAGGCGCTGCAGCTCGACCTCGACCGCGAGGTGGCGCTCAAGGTGCTGCCCGCCAACATCACCATCAACCGGAACTTCGTTGAGCGGTTCCTGTCCGAGGCGCACGCGGTGGCGAAGCTGAACCATCCCTACATCGTGAATATCCACGAGGTGGCGGTCGAGAACAACGTGTACTATCTCGCCATGGACTACATCCCGGGCGTCAACCTCTATTACCACCTCAACTACCAGAAACCCAAGCTCATCGAGGTGCTCGAGATCACTGCCAAGCTCGCGGACGCGCTCGGCTACGCGCACCGGCAGAAGATCGTGCACCGAGACCTCAAGCTCAACAACGTGATCATGAAGGACAACGTCACGCCCGTGCTCATCGATTTCGGGCTCGCCAAGGCGCTCGAAAGCGAGGAGGGGACCGCCACCAAGACCGGCGAGATCATGGGCTCGCCCGCCTACATGGCGCCCGAGCGGCTGTTCGGCAAGGGCGCCGACGCGCGCAGCGACGTGTGCAGCCTGGGCATCATGCTGTACGAGATGTTGACATTCAAGAATCCCTACCTCGACCCGCGCAGCATCCATCAGACCACCATGAACGTGATCGACGCCAGCCCCATCCCGCCCCGCAAGCTCGTGATGTGGCTGCCGCCCGAAATCGAGGCCATCACGCTCAAGGCGATGCACAAGGACCCGGACAAGCGGTACCAGACCATGGAGGAGTTCGCCGAGGACATCAGGCGTTACCAGAAGGGCGAACCCGTGCTCGCCAACCCGCCGTCGCTGTGGTCAAGGCTGCGGCATTTTGTCCGCAAGCGGTGGCCGTTCATCGCCATGTTCTTCCTGTGCGTCGTGTTCGCCGGCATCTTTTCGTATTTCAGGTATGCGCAGTCGAAAAGGGAGCGGCCCTACTGGCAGCTCACGTACCAGAAACACTTTGCCGGCCTCGCCATCGGCGACGAGTGGTCGCAGTATCCGGGCGTGTCCGAGAAGAACGAGGGTTGGTCGGCGAAAAACGGCGAGCTCTTCTCGCCGTCGGGCGCGTCGTTCATCAGGCTCGACCGCCGCATCACCCGCGACGAGCGCGTGGAGTTCGACATCCGGGGCGTGGGGAACAATTTCTTCAATGCCGGGTTCTTTCTGTACGGATCGCGGCCGGACTCCGGATACGGGTTCCACCTGTTCAGGGGCCCGGACGCCGAATGCGGCATCTCGTTTCCGGGCAGCACCCATCTTTTTTCCGATTACAACCCGCTCGACCTCGTGCCGGCAAGGCATTTCCATGTGGTGGTGGAATGCAAGGAGAACGTGATCACCTTCAGGGTGAACGACCTGCTTGTCGGGAAGATATGCGACTTTTTCCCGCCGCTCGGCGCCGACCACCAGGCCATGGGCTTTTTCGTGAACGGCAGCAGGTGCGCCATTGACAACATGAAAATCTACCAGTACGCCATTCCCATGATGCCGAACGCCACGCTCATCGCAGACCGGTTCGCCAAGCACGGCGCCATAGAGACCGCGATCGAGGAATACCAGGAAATGCTCACCGATTTTTCTTCCGAGCCCATCACGCAGGACATTCAGCTCAGGATCGCCGAATGTTACATCAGGCTGGGCAAGTACGACAAGGCGCAGGCCGCGCTTTCGAGCCCGGAGCTTGCAAAAGCCGACGAGCAGATGCGCCTTAGGGCGCTTTATCTCAAGGGCCTCATCCAGGGCAGGAAGGGAAACCCGTCGTCGTCCGACAGCGCATTTTTGGTCCTGGGCAACCTGGCCAACGCGAGCCCCCTGTTCCAGTCGGCCATGTTCACCATGGCGCGCAAAATACTCGACCAGGTCGACCAGGGCGACGCGGCCGCCGCGGAGAGCAAGGTGATATTCCTGACGCAATATTATCCCCGGTACTCACGCCTGCTCGGCAGGGTGCACCTTGCCGTGCTTGACTATTACGCCAGCCAGGGCGCTCTCGACGCCGCGATCGAGGTGGGGCAGGCCATTGTCAAGCTCCACAGCATGGACAACGACATCGGCGCGCTGGCGAAGGTCAGGCTCGGCGAGATGTTCATGGCTAAAAACCGGAAAAACCAGGCCGTTGACGTGCTCAACCAGTGCGTGGCCTCCTACGTGCCGTCCCAGGGGCTGTGGCTGGCATGGATGGAGCTCGCCGCGATTTACGAATACGAATCGGACTACGCGAACGCCTACACCACCTACCGCAAGGTGTACGAGGACTGCCCCAAGGCGCTGGTCATCCCGTGGCTCGCGCGGATAAAGATGGGCGAGCTCGCCGACCGGACCACGAGCGACGAGACGCCCAAGGGAATTTTCGACGACGTGGTGAAGAGCCCGCATCCCTTTGCGCTGCCGCGCGCCATCGCGCAGCTGTACCGGGGCGCCGCCACCCCCGAGGAATTCAAGGCGTTCTGGGACATCCTCCATCCCGATGACCACCGGTACCTGGTCTATTTTGTCAACAAAGCCATCCTCGACAAGCGGCCCGACAAGGCCCAGGAATACCTCAACGAGCTCGAGGAATCGCTTCCGACCGCCTCGTGGGAGCTGATGCAGGCCTCGCAGTTGCGCAATGTGATCAGAAACATGAAATAG
- the lpxB gene encoding lipid-A-disaccharide synthase, whose product MEKKPVSIMFVAGDPSGDEHAAAVIGRLKEMLPDARLFGIGGPCMREKGFEAVLPFEPFNRMGIAEVLLHLPFFLNAKSILIKQLKNTRPAALVCVDYPGFNIPLMKAAKKLGVPVVWYIVPQVWAWKKKRAEVLGRFASFIGVVFPFEKEYFTAYPAPVEYVGHPLVEALDREQTVAPKRLMLDKSSPVRLAIVPGSRRQEVSRLLGPMMDAAMILKREFPNLTVAVSRSRGLESGLFEASARRFEKEFPGAVAVSREPLPLLLRNSDCALVTSGTATLQAALREVPLVVAYKTSAVTYSLLKGMITLPYIGLPNIVAGERIVPECIQHDATGERFAAEIRRFIIDKEYYAATVLKLSQVRAKLGEKKPSVEIAAAIGAAAKSGVLAP is encoded by the coding sequence ATGGAAAAAAAACCAGTATCCATCATGTTCGTCGCCGGCGACCCTTCGGGCGACGAGCACGCCGCCGCCGTGATCGGGCGTCTCAAGGAAATGCTCCCCGACGCCCGCCTGTTCGGCATCGGCGGACCGTGCATGCGGGAAAAGGGGTTCGAGGCCGTGCTGCCGTTCGAGCCGTTCAACCGCATGGGCATCGCCGAGGTGCTCCTGCACCTGCCGTTTTTCCTGAACGCAAAATCTATTCTTATAAAGCAACTTAAGAACACGAGACCCGCCGCGCTCGTGTGCGTGGATTATCCGGGGTTCAACATACCGCTCATGAAGGCGGCGAAAAAACTCGGCGTGCCCGTGGTATGGTACATCGTGCCGCAGGTTTGGGCGTGGAAGAAGAAGCGCGCCGAGGTGCTGGGGAGGTTCGCCTCGTTCATCGGCGTGGTGTTCCCGTTTGAAAAGGAATATTTCACGGCCTACCCTGCGCCTGTGGAATACGTGGGCCACCCGCTCGTCGAAGCGCTTGACAGAGAGCAAACGGTGGCCCCGAAGCGGCTCATGCTTGACAAAAGCAGCCCTGTCCGGCTTGCGATCGTGCCCGGCAGCAGGCGGCAGGAAGTCTCGCGCCTGCTGGGCCCCATGATGGACGCCGCCATGATTCTCAAGCGCGAATTTCCAAACCTTACGGTTGCGGTGTCGAGAAGCAGGGGGCTTGAATCCGGTCTTTTCGAAGCGTCGGCGCGCCGGTTTGAAAAGGAATTCCCCGGCGCCGTCGCCGTGAGCCGGGAGCCGCTTCCCTTGCTTTTAAGGAATAGCGACTGCGCGCTGGTCACCTCGGGCACCGCCACCCTGCAGGCCGCGCTCCGCGAAGTGCCGCTGGTGGTGGCCTACAAAACCTCCGCCGTGACGTATTCGCTGTTGAAAGGCATGATCACCCTGCCGTACATCGGCCTGCCCAACATCGTGGCGGGCGAGCGCATTGTGCCAGAATGCATCCAGCATGACGCGACCGGAGAGCGGTTCGCGGCCGAAATCCGGCGCTTTATTATTGACAAAGAATATTACGCCGCAACCGTGCTTAAACTGTCGCAGGTCCGCGCCAAGCTCGGTGAAAAGAAACCCTCTGTTGAAATCGCCGCGGCAATCGGGGCAGCGGCAAAGTCCGGTGTCCTCGCGCCATGA
- a CDS encoding YdeI family protein, whose protein sequence is MPKTTTNAKVDAFLDKAEKWREEFKKLRAIILDCGLFEELKWGVPCYSFNGGNVVLIHGFKEYCTILFIKGALLKDAKGVLIQQTENVQAGRQIRFTNVQEIVKIEPVLKAYIHEAIEVEKAGLKVDLKRTSDFKIPVEFKRKLDDNPGLKTAFEALTPGRQRAYLFYFSQPKQSETRESRVDKCVQRILKGKGLND, encoded by the coding sequence ATGCCAAAGACTACAACCAATGCCAAGGTCGACGCATTCCTCGACAAAGCAGAAAAGTGGAGGGAAGAATTCAAAAAATTGAGGGCGATCATTCTTGACTGCGGGCTCTTCGAAGAATTGAAGTGGGGTGTGCCCTGTTACTCGTTCAACGGCGGCAATGTGGTTTTAATACACGGATTTAAGGAATACTGCACGATCCTGTTCATCAAAGGCGCCTTGTTGAAAGATGCCAAAGGCGTTCTCATCCAGCAAACGGAGAACGTGCAGGCGGGGCGCCAGATCCGGTTCACCAATGTTCAGGAAATAGTGAAGATTGAACCCGTGTTGAAAGCCTATATTCATGAAGCCATTGAAGTGGAAAAAGCCGGATTGAAAGTGGATTTGAAAAGAACTTCGGATTTCAAAATTCCCGTGGAATTTAAGAGGAAACTGGATGATAATCCCGGTTTGAAAACCGCGTTTGAGGCGTTGACGCCGGGACGGCAACGAGCGTACCTTTTTTATTTCTCGCAGCCCAAACAATCCGAAACCCGGGAGTCGAGGGTTGACAAATGCGTGCAGCGGATTCTCAAGGGAAAGGGATTGAATGATTAG
- a CDS encoding PDDEXK nuclease domain-containing protein — MNDSEQQLSPEYGSWLSGLKQQITIARQKAGLSLNEALIKLYWHIGGEIIEKEKAANWGSGFIDRLSRDLSFEFPDMKGFSRRNLYAIRQWYLFYSASSPIVPQPVAQTPWGHNRLITSKIKDVDEALWYVSATIENGWARDILEMKIEKDEYRRTGKSLTNFPRTLPISHSGLAQETIKDPYNFDFLGLEDDAQERAVETALTDRITDFLLELGKGFAFIGRQYKLIVSDNEYFLDMLFYHLELRCFVVIELKAGKFKPEFAGKLNFYLSAVDSQLKRPDDNPTIGILLCKKKDKIEAEYSLRDINKPIGISDYLLTHAIPENLSSKLPTVSELEDELASRLSNSPKTESEKK; from the coding sequence ATGAATGACTCAGAACAACAACTTTCTCCAGAATACGGCTCCTGGCTTTCCGGTTTGAAGCAGCAAATTACCATTGCCCGGCAAAAAGCAGGCTTGTCTCTCAATGAAGCACTTATCAAGCTTTACTGGCACATTGGCGGCGAAATAATTGAAAAGGAAAAAGCAGCCAACTGGGGCAGCGGGTTTATTGACCGTTTGTCCCGCGACCTGTCATTCGAATTTCCTGACATGAAAGGGTTTTCCCGGCGGAACCTTTATGCAATCCGCCAGTGGTATCTTTTTTATTCCGCCAGTTCTCCAATTGTGCCACAGCCTGTGGCACAAACTCCCTGGGGTCATAACCGTCTGATAACAAGCAAGATAAAAGATGTCGACGAGGCACTCTGGTATGTTTCAGCAACTATTGAAAACGGTTGGGCGCGAGACATCCTGGAAATGAAAATTGAAAAGGACGAATATCGGCGAACAGGAAAATCGCTCACAAATTTTCCCAGAACCTTGCCGATATCGCACTCAGGTCTTGCTCAGGAAACAATAAAAGATCCCTATAATTTTGACTTTCTCGGGCTTGAAGACGATGCGCAGGAACGCGCCGTTGAAACGGCGTTAACCGATAGAATCACAGACTTCCTCCTCGAATTAGGAAAAGGTTTTGCTTTCATCGGCAGGCAATACAAGCTTATTGTGAGTGATAACGAGTACTTTCTTGACATGCTCTTTTATCATCTTGAACTCCGGTGTTTCGTGGTGATCGAACTTAAAGCCGGTAAGTTCAAACCTGAATTTGCAGGGAAACTCAATTTTTATTTATCCGCCGTTGATAGCCAGTTGAAGCGTCCGGATGATAATCCAACAATAGGAATCTTGCTTTGCAAGAAAAAGGATAAAATTGAAGCGGAATACTCTTTACGCGACATCAACAAACCAATCGGCATAAGCGATTATCTTCTCACTCATGCAATTCCTGAAAATCTATCTTCAAAACTTCCAACTGTATCAGAACTTGAAGACGAATTAGCTTCAAGGCTTTCCAATTCTCCTAAAACAGAATCAGAGAAGAAATAA
- a CDS encoding PHP domain-containing protein — translation MFRDFIAGKKYVDLHIHTKFSDGTHPVEEILEFAAGKKLKALSITDHDCVDAYPFAQELGAKHGIEVIPGVELSSEISGADIHILGYFLDTNNPRLVAKLVELKKARHVRARKIVENLNRQGVDLRFETVLNIAGTAAIGRPHIAAALLKEELVYSFREAFEKLIGYDSPAYVEKLSMPPREVFQLIRGAGGIPVLAHPGVTKVDERIPEFMSEGLMGVEVFHSEHNTAVERHYLQYCRKNGLAYTGGSDFHNGSQSKSEIGVPKVPYSAVESLKEKLAAFAAGTDAAV, via the coding sequence ATGTTTCGCGATTTTATTGCTGGAAAGAAATATGTAGATCTCCACATTCACACGAAATTTTCAGACGGGACGCATCCGGTAGAGGAAATTCTGGAATTCGCCGCGGGCAAGAAGCTCAAGGCGCTTTCGATCACCGATCACGACTGCGTGGACGCGTATCCGTTCGCCCAGGAGCTCGGGGCCAAACACGGCATAGAAGTGATACCGGGCGTGGAACTTTCGAGTGAAATAAGCGGGGCCGATATCCATATCCTTGGATATTTCCTTGACACGAACAACCCGCGGCTGGTTGCGAAGCTCGTGGAACTCAAAAAGGCCCGCCACGTGCGCGCGCGCAAGATCGTGGAGAACCTCAACCGCCAGGGCGTCGACCTTCGCTTCGAGACCGTGCTTAACATCGCGGGAACCGCGGCGATCGGCAGGCCCCATATCGCGGCAGCGCTGCTCAAGGAAGAGCTCGTGTACTCGTTCCGCGAGGCGTTTGAAAAACTCATCGGCTACGATTCGCCCGCCTACGTTGAAAAGCTCAGCATGCCGCCCAGGGAGGTGTTCCAGCTCATCCGCGGCGCGGGCGGCATCCCGGTGCTTGCGCACCCGGGCGTCACCAAGGTGGACGAGCGGATTCCGGAGTTCATGAGCGAAGGGCTCATGGGCGTCGAGGTGTTCCATTCGGAGCACAACACCGCCGTCGAGCGGCATTACCTCCAGTACTGCCGGAAGAACGGGCTCGCCTACACCGGCGGCTCCGATTTCCACAACGGCAGCCAGAGCAAGTCGGAGATCGGCGTCCCCAAGGTGCCCTACAGCGCCGTGGAAAGCCTCAAGGAAAAACTCGCCGCCTTTGCCGCGGGCACGGACGCCGCCGTATGA